A genomic stretch from Hydrogenimonas urashimensis includes:
- a CDS encoding ketopantoate reductase family protein, producing MKIGIVGAGGVGGYLAHRLAEAGELVYLVARGAHLEAIRERGICLKTKEGLSCARPAAVSDNPADFGETMDAVLFCVKGYDLKEAARKAAPMVGSDTLLVPLGNGVGNAEVIAKVYPGHAVANGAVYIVSHVAEPGVVALVGRGALVVMGMAKSDASPKPKALAEALKKAGVKVVVSEDITTDVWKKYLLIAAMGTLTSCYDVPMGVILQKHRGELEEAFREIIAVGAAEGAALGEEDLEMVRRQLERVPHDAPTSMWLDFKAGRKTELEQLTGYIVRKGAEHGIDVPTMHRCYEILKAHHS from the coding sequence ATGAAAATCGGAATCGTGGGTGCCGGCGGTGTTGGCGGCTATCTGGCCCATCGGCTGGCGGAAGCGGGAGAGTTGGTCTATCTTGTGGCCCGAGGAGCCCATCTGGAGGCTATTCGTGAACGGGGTATCTGCCTCAAAACGAAAGAGGGGCTCTCCTGTGCCCGTCCCGCCGCCGTTTCGGACAACCCGGCCGATTTCGGGGAGACGATGGATGCGGTTCTTTTTTGCGTCAAAGGGTACGACCTCAAAGAGGCGGCCCGAAAAGCGGCCCCGATGGTCGGCTCCGATACCCTCCTGGTTCCTCTGGGAAACGGCGTGGGCAACGCCGAGGTGATCGCAAAGGTCTATCCCGGCCACGCGGTGGCCAACGGCGCCGTCTACATCGTCAGCCATGTCGCCGAACCGGGTGTCGTGGCCCTGGTGGGACGGGGCGCGCTGGTTGTTATGGGAATGGCGAAAAGCGACGCGTCGCCAAAACCGAAGGCCCTGGCCGAGGCGCTGAAAAAGGCCGGCGTCAAGGTCGTGGTGAGTGAGGATATCACGACCGATGTCTGGAAAAAGTATCTGCTCATCGCCGCCATGGGGACGTTGACCTCCTGTTACGATGTGCCGATGGGCGTGATTTTGCAAAAGCACCGCGGGGAGTTGGAGGAAGCCTTTCGTGAGATTATCGCCGTGGGTGCCGCCGAGGGGGCGGCTTTGGGAGAGGAGGATCTGGAGATGGTGCGAAGGCAGCTTGAAAGGGTGCCCCATGACGCCCCCACTTCCATGTGGCTCGACTTCAAAGCCGGCAGAAAGACGGAACTGGAGCAGCTGACGGGCTATATCGTCCGTAAAGGAGCCGAACACGGCATCGACGTGCCGACGATGCATCGGTGTTACGAAATATTGAAAGCACACCACAGTTGA